In one Polaribacter sp. ALD11 genomic region, the following are encoded:
- the gmk gene encoding guanylate kinase, which translates to MSDFKGKLFVFSAPSGSGKTTIVRHLLKQEKFNLEFSISATSREPRGFEKDGEDYYFINLKDFKNKIKGDEFLEWEEVYRDNFYGTLKSEVERIWALKKHVIFDIDVVGGLRIKKKFPNETLSVFVKPPSVDELKIRLKKRKTESEEKINMRIAKASVELATAPQFDKIIKNYDLDVALKEAEDLMSDFLELNTHKK; encoded by the coding sequence ATGTCAGATTTTAAAGGAAAACTATTTGTGTTTTCAGCCCCTTCAGGTTCAGGGAAAACCACCATTGTTCGTCATTTATTAAAGCAAGAAAAATTTAACTTAGAGTTTTCTATTTCTGCAACTTCTAGAGAACCTAGAGGTTTCGAAAAAGATGGTGAAGATTATTATTTTATCAATCTAAAAGATTTCAAAAATAAAATTAAAGGAGATGAGTTTCTAGAATGGGAAGAAGTTTACAGAGATAATTTCTACGGCACTTTAAAAAGTGAGGTAGAACGTATTTGGGCTTTAAAAAAACACGTTATTTTTGATATTGATGTTGTTGGTGGTCTAAGAATTAAAAAGAAATTTCCAAACGAAACCTTATCTGTTTTTGTGAAACCACCAAGTGTAGACGAGTTAAAAATCCGTTTAAAAAAGCGTAAAACAGAAAGTGAAGAAAAAATAAATATGCGCATTGCAAAAGCTTCTGTAGAATTAGCAACAGCACCTCAGTTTGATAAAATTATTAAAAATTACGATTTAGATGTTGCTCTAAAAGAAGCAGAAGATCTAATGAGTGACTTTTTAGAATTGAATACGCATAAAAAATAA
- a CDS encoding M23 family metallopeptidase, giving the protein MAKKDKIKGKFKQKLTDKYRLVVLNEDTFEERFSLKLSRLNVFVLGGVFSILLIALTTVLIAFTPIKEYIPGYSSSKLKATAVKLTFEADSLKQKLAILENYTKALRPVLTGEITSEDIDSLQVEARQAVINESELDATREDSLFREKVDTETRFAILNNSKSNVKIVFFAPLTGNISQDFDASSKHFAVDIVAKTGTPIKAAADGTVIFSGWSADTGYTIILKHNKDYISVYKHNGNLLKQQGDFVKSGEVIASVGSTGELSTGPHLHFELWKGGYAINPINFIDFK; this is encoded by the coding sequence TTGGCAAAAAAGGATAAAATAAAAGGTAAATTTAAACAAAAACTAACCGATAAATATAGGTTGGTTGTTTTAAACGAAGATACGTTCGAGGAACGTTTTTCATTAAAACTATCTAGATTAAACGTATTTGTTTTAGGGGGTGTTTTCTCTATTCTATTAATTGCTTTAACCACCGTTTTAATCGCGTTTACACCAATTAAAGAATACATTCCAGGTTATTCTTCTTCTAAATTAAAAGCAACTGCAGTAAAATTAACATTTGAAGCAGATTCTTTAAAACAAAAGCTAGCAATCTTAGAAAATTATACAAAAGCATTAAGACCTGTTTTAACTGGCGAAATAACTTCAGAAGACATAGATTCTCTTCAAGTGGAAGCAAGACAAGCTGTAATAAATGAAAGCGAGTTAGATGCCACTAGAGAAGATTCTTTATTTAGAGAAAAGGTAGATACAGAAACCCGTTTTGCTATTTTAAACAACTCAAAGAGCAATGTGAAAATTGTCTTTTTTGCACCTCTTACTGGTAATATCTCTCAAGATTTCGATGCAAGTTCTAAGCACTTTGCTGTAGATATTGTTGCAAAAACAGGCACGCCTATTAAAGCTGCTGCAGACGGAACCGTTATTTTTTCTGGTTGGAGCGCAGACACTGGCTACACAATCATTTTAAAACACAATAAAGATTATATTTCCGTGTATAAACACAATGGAAACTTATTAAAGCAACAAGGAGACTTTGTAAAATCTGGCGAAGTAATAGCTAGCGTAGGTTCTACAGGAGAACTTTCTACGGGGCCGCATTTACATTTCGAACTATGGAAAGGTGGTTATGCCATAAATCCAATAAATTTTATAGACTTTAAATAA
- a CDS encoding solute:sodium symporter family transporter produces the protein MQFLTFIGFTALVAIIAYLKTRKTEESSSDGYFLGGRSLTAGVIAGSLLLTNLSTEQIVGLNGAAYQSGLSVMVWETLAAIAMVVTAMFLLPRYLKGGLTTVPGFLAKRFDVTTKTLTSVLFLSGYVVVLLPVILYSGSLAISGMFDIPTLLGVTHTQSIWICVWGIGIIGSIYAVFGGLKAVAVSDSINAIGLLIGGILIPIFGLMMIGDGNILDGLSTLTAEHPDKFKSMGGPTDPVPFYTIFTGMMLVQLFYWGTNQQIIQRALGAKNLKEGQKGLLLASFIKILGPIIVVLPGLIAFHLFQGNLESADSAYPMLVKKVLPSAWVGFFAAVLFGAILSSFNSVLNSSVTLFGIDIYKQHINKEASEKTVVKYGKTFGVILAIAAMFIAPLIANAGSLFDYLQEINGIYSIPILTIIIVGYLTKWVPAIAAKIGLVSGCLLYILSQFILQPYFVQKAMNTAAEANITDVAELALIEAQAYPHFLDVMAILFALNVIIMLVIGKIAPRKEPFVQEYTKQVDITPWAYTKQVGIAICVIVIGVYIYFA, from the coding sequence ATGCAATTTTTAACATTTATAGGATTTACAGCTTTAGTAGCTATTATAGCGTATTTAAAAACACGTAAAACAGAAGAATCTTCGTCAGACGGGTATTTTTTAGGAGGAAGAAGTTTAACCGCAGGTGTAATTGCTGGATCATTACTATTAACCAACCTATCTACAGAGCAGATTGTTGGTTTAAATGGCGCTGCTTATCAAAGCGGATTGTCTGTAATGGTTTGGGAAACCTTAGCTGCAATTGCAATGGTTGTAACCGCAATGTTTTTATTGCCAAGATATTTAAAAGGTGGTTTAACTACCGTCCCTGGTTTTTTAGCAAAAAGATTTGATGTTACTACAAAGACATTAACATCCGTTTTATTTCTTTCTGGTTATGTTGTTGTGCTACTTCCTGTAATTTTATATTCTGGTTCTTTAGCTATTAGTGGTATGTTCGATATACCAACATTACTAGGTGTTACACACACACAATCTATTTGGATATGTGTTTGGGGAATTGGAATTATCGGTTCTATTTACGCCGTTTTTGGTGGATTAAAAGCTGTTGCCGTTTCAGATTCTATAAACGCAATCGGACTTTTAATTGGTGGAATTTTAATTCCTATTTTTGGATTAATGATGATTGGTGATGGTAATATCTTAGATGGTTTATCAACCTTAACAGCAGAACATCCAGATAAGTTTAAATCGATGGGTGGCCCAACAGACCCTGTTCCTTTTTATACCATTTTTACAGGTATGATGTTGGTACAGTTATTTTATTGGGGAACAAATCAGCAAATTATACAAAGAGCCTTAGGTGCAAAAAATTTAAAAGAAGGTCAGAAAGGATTATTATTAGCGTCTTTTATTAAAATATTAGGTCCAATTATTGTGGTTTTACCTGGTTTAATTGCATTTCATTTATTTCAAGGAAATTTAGAATCGGCAGATAGTGCCTACCCAATGTTGGTTAAGAAAGTACTGCCAAGTGCTTGGGTTGGTTTCTTTGCAGCCGTTTTATTTGGCGCAATTTTAAGTTCTTTTAATAGTGTTTTAAATAGTTCTGTTACTTTATTTGGTATTGATATTTACAAACAACACATCAACAAAGAGGCTAGTGAAAAAACAGTTGTTAAATATGGAAAAACATTTGGAGTAATTTTAGCAATTGCTGCGATGTTTATTGCTCCTTTAATTGCGAATGCAGGTAGTTTATTCGATTATTTACAAGAAATTAACGGAATTTATAGCATCCCTATTTTAACCATTATTATTGTAGGTTATTTAACAAAATGGGTTCCTGCAATTGCAGCAAAAATCGGACTAGTTTCTGGTTGTTTGTTGTATATATTGAGTCAGTTTATTTTACAACCTTATTTTGTGCAAAAAGCAATGAATACTGCTGCAGAGGCCAATATTACAGATGTTGCAGAACTCGCTTTAATTGAAGCACAAGCATATCCTCACTTTTTAGATGTAATGGCTATATTGTTTGCTTTGAACGTAATTATTATGTTAGTCATTGGTAAAATAGCTCCGAGGAAAGAACCATTTGTACAAGAATATACAAAACAAGTAGATATTACACCTTGGGCATACACAAAACAAGTAGGTATTGCTATTTGTGTGATTGTAATTGGTGTGTATATTTATTTTGCATAA
- the nadD gene encoding nicotinate (nicotinamide) nucleotide adenylyltransferase → MSKIGLYFGTFNPIHIGHLIIANHMVENSDLDEIWMVVTPHNPFKKKSSLLDNHHRLELVYKATEEYPKIKPSDIEFKLPQPNYTVYTLAHISDLYKEKEFCLIMGEDNLKSFHKWKNFETILEHHSIYVYPRISEGHIETKFDNHLKIHRVEAPIVQISSTMIRNGIKDGKNVKPMLTKEVWNYIDEMNFYRK, encoded by the coding sequence ATGAGTAAAATTGGTTTATATTTTGGTACGTTTAACCCAATTCATATTGGGCATTTAATCATTGCGAATCATATGGTAGAAAATTCAGATTTAGATGAAATCTGGATGGTTGTAACACCTCATAATCCGTTTAAGAAGAAAAGCTCTTTACTAGACAATCATCATCGTTTAGAGTTGGTTTATAAAGCAACCGAAGAGTATCCGAAGATAAAGCCTTCTGATATTGAGTTTAAATTACCACAACCAAACTATACTGTTTACACATTAGCACATATTTCAGACCTTTATAAAGAAAAAGAATTTTGTTTAATTATGGGGGAAGACAACTTGAAGAGTTTTCATAAATGGAAAAACTTTGAGACCATTTTAGAACATCATTCTATTTATGTATATCCACGGATTTCTGAAGGGCATATAGAAACTAAATTTGACAACCATCTTAAAATTCATAGGGTTGAAGCACCCATTGTACAAATATCTTCTACCATGATAAGAAACGGAATTAAGGATGGTAAAAACGTAAAACCTATGTTAACCAAAGAAGTTTGGAATTATATAGATGAAATGAATTTTTACAGAAAATAA
- a CDS encoding YicC family protein: protein MTGYGKAVLQLPTKKVTIEIKSLNSKNLDLNVRIPSYYKEKELAVRKKLASFLVRGKVDFSIFVEMTADETSTTVNHGVVKEYMQQLRNVVQTGTSDDVELLKMAVRMPDALKTDREELDENEWNLINENIDVAITEIVQYRIDEAASLEIDFRQRIENINTYLEEVKALDGDRVENVKIRLKKAIDDLKVDTDENRFEQELIYYLEKLDINEEKVRLANHLDYFLQTLASEDSNGKKLGFIVQEMGREINTTGSKANFAPMQKAVIQMKNELEQIKEQILNVL from the coding sequence ATGACTGGTTATGGAAAAGCAGTATTACAATTGCCTACCAAAAAAGTAACTATAGAAATTAAATCTTTAAACAGTAAAAATTTAGATTTAAACGTTAGAATTCCTTCTTATTACAAGGAAAAAGAATTAGCTGTTCGTAAAAAATTAGCCAGTTTTTTAGTTAGAGGAAAAGTAGATTTTTCAATTTTTGTTGAAATGACTGCAGATGAAACTTCTACAACTGTAAATCATGGTGTTGTAAAAGAATATATGCAACAACTAAGAAATGTGGTTCAAACAGGAACTTCTGACGATGTTGAATTACTAAAAATGGCAGTAAGAATGCCAGATGCATTAAAAACAGATCGCGAAGAATTAGATGAAAATGAATGGAATCTTATCAATGAAAATATAGATGTTGCAATTACAGAAATTGTACAATATAGAATTGATGAAGCGGCTTCTTTAGAAATTGATTTTAGACAAAGAATTGAAAATATAAACACCTATTTAGAAGAAGTAAAAGCTTTAGACGGTGACAGAGTTGAAAACGTAAAAATACGTTTAAAGAAGGCTATCGACGATCTAAAAGTAGACACTGATGAAAACCGTTTTGAACAAGAATTGATTTATTATCTAGAAAAATTAGATATTAATGAAGAGAAGGTTCGTTTGGCAAATCATTTAGATTATTTTTTACAGACATTGGCGTCGGAAGATTCTAATGGTAAAAAATTAGGATTTATTGTTCAAGAAATGGGCCGAGAAATAAACACAACAGGTTCTAAAGCTAATTTTGCACCAATGCAAAAAGCGGTTATTCAAATGAAAAACGAGCTTGAGCAAATTAAAGAACAAATTTTAAACGTCTTATAA
- the pth gene encoding aminoacyl-tRNA hydrolase, protein MIKIKVETKEKVMKKFLIIGLGNIGVTYTNTRHNIGFKIIDEVAEEHNATFETEKLGDVATFRLKGRTFILLKPSTFMNLSGKAVKYWMDKENISVENILVVTDDVHIDFGTIRVKAKGSAGGHNGLKDIQEKLNTQEYARFRFGVGANYPKGRQADFVLGEWSKEETSELIERLPFSSKIITSFGTAGLPNTMNEFNGK, encoded by the coding sequence ATGATTAAAATTAAAGTTGAAACTAAAGAAAAAGTAATGAAGAAGTTTTTAATTATTGGTTTAGGAAATATTGGTGTTACATACACGAATACACGTCATAATATTGGTTTTAAGATTATAGATGAGGTTGCAGAAGAACATAACGCAACTTTTGAAACAGAAAAATTAGGAGATGTAGCTACTTTTAGGTTAAAAGGAAGAACTTTTATCCTTTTAAAACCAAGTACATTTATGAATTTAAGCGGTAAAGCTGTAAAATATTGGATGGATAAAGAAAATATATCCGTAGAAAATATTTTAGTGGTTACAGATGATGTGCATATAGACTTTGGCACAATACGCGTAAAAGCCAAAGGTTCTGCTGGCGGACACAATGGCTTGAAAGATATTCAAGAGAAATTAAACACGCAAGAATACGCTCGTTTTAGATTTGGTGTTGGTGCAAATTATCCAAAAGGAAGACAAGCAGATTTTGTTCTTGGAGAATGGAGTAAAGAAGAAACTAGCGAGTTAATTGAGCGCTTACCATTTTCATCAAAAATTATTACCTCATTTGGTACTGCAGGTTTGCCAAATACCATGAATGAATTTAATGGTAAATAA
- a CDS encoding ribose-phosphate pyrophosphokinase: MPTNQLAPKLFACRQSTVLAEKIAKEYNTTLGKVKTTYFSDGEFQPAFEESVRGRRVFIIGSTFPNADNLMEMLLMLDAAKRASARHITAVMPYFGWARQDRKDKPRVAIGAKLVANLLQSAGATRIMTMDLHADQIQGFFEKPVDHLFASTIFMPYINSLKLDNLTIASPDMGGSKRAYAYSKHLHSDVVICYKQRKKANVISHMELIGDVKGKNVILVDDMIDTGGTLAHAANLMMERGALSVRAICTHPILSGGAYDKIENSALTELIVSDTIPLKKETSKIKVVSCAPLFADVMHKVQDNTSISGQFLM; the protein is encoded by the coding sequence ATGCCTACAAATCAATTAGCACCAAAACTTTTTGCCTGCAGACAAAGCACCGTTTTGGCAGAAAAAATTGCAAAAGAATACAACACAACTTTAGGAAAAGTGAAAACAACCTATTTTAGTGATGGAGAATTTCAGCCAGCTTTTGAAGAATCTGTTAGAGGAAGACGCGTTTTTATTATAGGGTCTACATTTCCAAATGCAGATAATTTAATGGAAATGCTTTTAATGTTAGATGCTGCAAAAAGAGCATCAGCAAGACATATTACAGCAGTTATGCCGTATTTTGGTTGGGCAAGACAAGATAGAAAAGATAAACCTAGAGTTGCTATTGGTGCAAAATTAGTTGCAAATCTATTGCAATCTGCTGGCGCAACTAGAATTATGACAATGGATTTGCATGCAGATCAAATTCAAGGATTCTTCGAGAAACCAGTAGATCATTTATTTGCTTCAACTATTTTTATGCCATACATCAATAGCTTAAAATTAGATAACTTAACAATTGCATCTCCAGATATGGGAGGTTCTAAAAGAGCATATGCATACTCTAAGCATTTACATTCAGATGTTGTAATCTGTTACAAGCAACGTAAAAAAGCCAACGTAATTTCTCATATGGAATTAATTGGAGACGTTAAAGGAAAGAATGTAATTCTTGTAGATGATATGATTGATACAGGAGGAACTTTAGCGCATGCAGCAAATTTAATGATGGAAAGAGGTGCTTTAAGTGTTCGTGCAATTTGTACACATCCAATATTATCGGGTGGGGCTTATGATAAGATAGAAAATTCTGCTTTAACCGAGTTAATTGTTTCAGACACAATTCCTTTAAAGAAAGAGACTTCTAAAATAAAAGTTGTATCTTGCGCGCCATTATTTGCTGATGTTATGCATAAGGTGCAAGACAATACTTCAATTAGTGGACAATTTTTAATGTAA
- a CDS encoding 6-carboxytetrahydropterin synthase, protein MSTIRITKQFNFETGHALYGYDGKCKNVHGHSYKLSVTVSGKPITDNTNVKFGMVIDFSDLKKIVNEEIVDIFDHATVFNKNTPHVELAKELMDRDHHVLLVDYQPTSEMMVIDFAQKIISRLPNNIKLHSMKLQETDSSFAEWYASEN, encoded by the coding sequence ATGAGTACAATTAGAATCACAAAACAATTCAATTTTGAAACGGGTCATGCTTTATACGGTTATGATGGAAAATGTAAAAATGTTCATGGGCATTCTTATAAACTTTCTGTAACAGTTTCTGGAAAACCTATTACAGACAATACCAATGTAAAGTTTGGAATGGTGATAGATTTTAGTGACTTAAAGAAGATTGTTAACGAAGAAATTGTAGATATTTTCGATCACGCAACGGTTTTCAATAAAAACACACCACATGTTGAGCTAGCTAAAGAATTGATGGATAGAGATCATCATGTATTATTGGTAGATTACCAGCCAACTAGTGAAATGATGGTGATTGATTTTGCACAGAAAATTATAAGTAGATTGCCAAATAACATTAAATTACATTCGATGAAACTACAAGAAACAGACTCTAGTTTTGCAGAATGGTATGCTAGTGAAAACTAA
- a CDS encoding UDP-glucose--hexose-1-phosphate uridylyltransferase, with protein MENKNLQDYSHKRFNILTGEWVLVSPHRAKRPWQGQNEEISTEKRPSHDKSCYLCATNTRINGEVNPDYKDVFVFTNDFAALQKDSPSFSVDEGLLKAKSESGICKVICFSPDHSKSLAEMEVEDIKKVVHAWQKEFTTLGENEGINYVQIFENKGAVMGCSNPHPHGQIWSQSTLPNEVEKKDIHQKKYYLENNTSLLGDYLQQELKAKERIIFENEDFVVLTPFWAIWPFEVMIAPKKAQKNILELSDAEAKNYAQAISVITKAYDKLFHTSFPYSSGIHQAPTNGVDNAHWHWHMSFYPPLLRSATVKKFMVGYEMFGSPQRDITAEIAANRLKELI; from the coding sequence ATGGAAAATAAAAATTTACAAGACTATTCTCATAAGAGGTTTAATATTTTAACGGGAGAATGGGTTTTAGTTTCTCCTCATAGAGCAAAACGTCCGTGGCAAGGTCAAAATGAAGAGATTTCTACAGAAAAGAGACCTTCTCATGATAAAAGCTGTTATTTGTGCGCTACAAATACACGTATAAACGGAGAGGTAAATCCTGATTATAAAGATGTTTTTGTATTTACAAACGATTTTGCAGCACTTCAAAAAGATTCTCCTTCTTTTTCTGTGGATGAAGGTTTGTTAAAAGCTAAAAGTGAAAGCGGTATTTGTAAAGTAATTTGTTTCAGTCCAGATCACTCTAAAAGTTTGGCAGAAATGGAAGTTGAGGATATTAAAAAAGTGGTGCATGCGTGGCAAAAAGAATTTACTACTTTAGGAGAAAATGAAGGGATTAACTATGTACAAATTTTTGAAAACAAAGGTGCAGTAATGGGTTGTAGTAATCCGCACCCTCACGGACAAATATGGAGTCAGTCTACGTTGCCAAATGAAGTTGAGAAAAAAGATATTCATCAGAAAAAATACTATCTAGAGAACAACACTAGTCTTTTAGGAGATTACTTACAGCAAGAATTAAAAGCAAAAGAACGCATTATCTTTGAAAATGAAGATTTTGTTGTGTTAACCCCTTTTTGGGCAATTTGGCCTTTCGAAGTGATGATTGCACCTAAAAAAGCACAGAAAAATATCTTAGAACTTTCAGATGCTGAAGCTAAGAATTATGCCCAAGCAATTTCTGTAATTACAAAAGCGTATGATAAATTGTTTCATACTTCTTTTCCGTATTCAAGCGGAATTCATCAAGCACCAACAAACGGAGTAGATAATGCTCACTGGCATTGGCACATGAGTTTTTATCCGCCACTTTTAAGAAGTGCTACTGTAAAGAAATTTATGGTAGGTTATGAGATGTTTGGTTCTCCGCAGAGAGATATTACTGCAGAAATAGCCGCAAACAGATTAAAAGAATTAATTTAA
- a CDS encoding GH3 auxin-responsive promoter family protein has protein sequence MSIKSFFAIPFAKIATRKVFKWANNPHKTQEKVFKNLIAKGSKTAFGKDHNFESISTYEDFKKQVKVTDYEGLRKYVDRIVAGEADVLWTGKPLYFAKTSGTTSGAKYIPITKDSMPTHIKAARNAMLFYIVEKNDASFVDGKMIFLQGSPVLSDKNGVKLGRLSGIAAHYVPNYLLKNRLPSWETNCIEDWDTKVNAVVEETVNEDMSVISGIPSWVQMYFEKLIEKTGKSVSELFPNFNFFIYGGVNFEPYKNKFESLIGKKIDYIELYPASEGFIAYQDSQTEKGMLLQLDSGIFYEFIPASEFFEENPTRISLRDVEIGVNYVIILNTTAGLWGYNIGDTVEFTSTKPYRIKVTGRIKHFISAFGEHVIGKEVEKALNDAIKGTPINISEFTVAPQVNATDSLPYHEWFIEFENEPKNMEEFAQKVDASMQEQNIYYFDLIEGKILRPLVIRKVKKGGFHEYMKSIGKFGGQNKIPQLSDNRKIADVLDNFLIEE, from the coding sequence ATGAGTATCAAATCTTTTTTTGCCATTCCGTTTGCTAAAATTGCGACTAGAAAAGTCTTTAAATGGGCTAATAATCCACATAAAACACAAGAGAAAGTTTTTAAAAACTTAATAGCTAAAGGAAGTAAAACAGCTTTTGGAAAAGATCATAATTTTGAAAGCATTTCTACTTATGAAGATTTTAAGAAACAAGTAAAAGTAACAGATTACGAAGGTTTAAGGAAGTACGTAGATAGAATTGTGGCTGGAGAAGCTGATGTTCTTTGGACAGGAAAACCACTGTATTTTGCGAAAACTTCTGGTACAACTTCTGGTGCAAAATACATACCGATTACTAAAGATTCTATGCCAACGCATATTAAAGCAGCAAGAAATGCCATGTTGTTTTATATTGTTGAAAAAAATGACGCAAGTTTTGTTGATGGAAAAATGATATTTCTTCAAGGAAGCCCTGTTTTAAGTGACAAAAATGGTGTTAAATTGGGTAGATTAAGTGGCATCGCTGCGCATTATGTTCCTAATTATTTATTAAAAAACAGATTACCAAGCTGGGAAACCAATTGTATTGAAGATTGGGATACAAAAGTAAATGCTGTTGTAGAAGAGACCGTAAACGAAGACATGTCTGTAATTAGCGGAATACCTTCTTGGGTACAAATGTATTTTGAAAAGTTGATTGAAAAAACTGGAAAATCGGTTTCAGAGTTATTCCCAAATTTTAATTTCTTTATCTACGGTGGTGTAAATTTTGAACCTTATAAAAACAAGTTCGAGAGTTTAATTGGTAAAAAGATAGATTATATCGAACTATATCCTGCTTCAGAAGGGTTTATTGCCTATCAAGACTCACAAACCGAAAAAGGAATGTTGCTGCAATTAGATTCTGGTATTTTCTATGAATTTATTCCTGCAAGTGAATTTTTTGAAGAAAACCCAACAAGAATATCTCTAAGAGACGTAGAAATTGGCGTGAATTACGTGATTATTTTAAACACAACTGCGGGGCTTTGGGGGTATAATATTGGTGACACTGTAGAATTCACTTCTACAAAACCTTATAGAATAAAGGTTACAGGAAGAATTAAACATTTTATTTCCGCCTTTGGCGAACACGTTATTGGTAAAGAAGTAGAAAAAGCATTAAATGATGCTATAAAAGGAACGCCCATTAATATTAGTGAGTTTACAGTTGCACCACAAGTAAATGCAACTGATAGTTTGCCTTATCATGAATGGTTTATAGAATTTGAAAATGAACCTAAAAACATGGAAGAATTTGCACAGAAAGTAGATGCTTCTATGCAAGAACAGAATATTTATTATTTCGATTTAATTGAAGGGAAAATACTGCGCCCTTTAGTGATTAGAAAAGTAAAAAAAGGAGGCTTTCATGAATATATGAAATCTATTGGTAAGTTTGGTGGACAAAATAAAATTCCGCAATTGTCTGATAATAGAAAAATTGCAGATGTTTTAGATAACTTTTTAATTGAAGAATAA
- a CDS encoding 50S ribosomal protein L25/general stress protein Ctc, whose product MKSITIKGSKRESVGKVATKALRNAGMVPCVIYGGDKPMHFSAEELAFRNLVYTPNVYTAIINVDGEKTTAILKDIQFHPVTDRIIHADFYQLFDDKEITMRIPVKLTGTSPGVLNGGSLRFTNRKLSVKALPSNLPDFVTADISKLKIGAKLVVTSLFNDNYTFMHPDNTVVVQVRTSRNATVSEEDEEETTEAATPAAE is encoded by the coding sequence ATGAAATCAATTACAATTAAAGGATCAAAAAGAGAAAGCGTAGGTAAAGTAGCAACTAAAGCCTTACGTAATGCTGGTATGGTTCCTTGCGTTATATACGGAGGAGATAAGCCTATGCATTTTTCAGCGGAAGAATTAGCATTTAGAAATTTGGTGTACACTCCAAACGTTTATACTGCAATAATTAATGTTGATGGAGAAAAAACAACTGCAATCTTAAAAGATATTCAGTTTCACCCAGTAACAGATAGAATCATACATGCAGATTTTTATCAGTTATTTGATGATAAAGAAATTACAATGAGAATTCCAGTTAAATTAACAGGTACATCACCAGGGGTATTAAATGGAGGTTCTTTACGTTTTACAAATCGTAAATTAAGTGTAAAAGCTTTACCATCTAATTTACCAGATTTTGTAACTGCAGATATTTCAAAATTAAAAATTGGGGCTAAGTTAGTTGTAACGTCATTATTTAATGATAACTATACTTTTATGCACCCAGATAATACTGTTGTTGTACAAGTAAGAACTTCTCGTAATGCTACTGTTTCTGAAGAAGATGAAGAAGAAACTACAGAAGCTGCTACACCAGCTGCAGAATAA